GTTTTGTGGAGCTTACTGGGATTCCTGTTGCTTCTACTTTGATGGGTCTTGGAGCTTATCCCATTGCAGATGAACATTCTCTTCATATGCTGGGAATGCATGGAACTGTTTATGCTAATTATGCTGTTGATAGTAGTGATTTGCTGCTTGCTTTTGGGGTTAGGTTCGATGACCGTGTCACCGGGAAGCTTGAGGCTTTTGCAAGCAGGGCTAAGATTGTTCATATAGATATTGATTCTGCTGAGATTGGGAAGAACAAGGTGCCCCACTTGTCGGTTTGCGCGGATTTGAAGCTGGCGTTGCAAGGGATTAATAAGATTCTGGAGAGTAAACAGATCAAGGGGAAGCTTGATTTTGAAGCTTGGAGAGAAGAGCTGAATGTGCAGAAACAGAAATTTCCGTTGGGTTTCAAGACATTCGAGGATAGGATTTCGCCTCAGTATGCAATTCAGGTTCTTGATGAGCTGACTGATGGAAATGCCATAATTAGTACTGGGGTTGGACAGCACCAGATGTGGGCTGCACAATTTTACCATTACAAGAGGCCTAGGCAGTGGTTAACTTCAGGGGGTCTTGGTGCTATGGGTTTTGGATTACCGGCTGCAATTGGCGCTGCTGTTGCTAACCCTGATGCAATTGTGGTTGACATTGATGGGGATGGTAGCTTTATCATGAATGTTCAAGAGCTGGCCACTGTAAAGGTGGAGAATCTCCCCGTTAAGATCTTGTTGCtgaataatcagcatttgggaATGGTTGTTCAGTGGGAGGATAGGTTCTACAAGGCCAACAGAGCTCACACCTATTTGGGAGATCCGGCGAATGAGGCGGAGATTTTCCCCAACATGCTCAAGTTTGCAGATGCTTGTGGGATACCAGCAGCTCGTGTGATGAGGAAGGATGATCTTAGAGCAGCAATTCAGAAAATGTTGGACACTCCTGGCCCCTACCTTCTTGATGTCATTGTGCCCCATCAGGAGCATGTGTTGCCAATGATTCCCAGTAATGGTTCCTTCAAGGATGTGATCACTGAGGGTGATGGCAGAAGAAGTTACTGATTTGGCCAGGCCCAATATACCTCTGTGACTGTTATGTATCATAGTTGTTGTAGGATTTGACATGTGAGCATCATTGTAGTTTGTAGTGATTTTGGTTGCAAGACTAAGTATTTTCGTTGTCTTAATTTAATGTCGAATGCAATCTATGTCTGTACTCTGATATCTGCCGTTGTAACACCACGTTTTGCTGTAGTAAGAATGAGGAAGTGATAGTAATAATATTGATGTTCTTGAAATCTAATTGTTTCCAATGTGTCCATGCAAACACCCTCAAGTTATGATTTGCACAATTTTGTTGACAAAACATCTGTGTTCTATCTTCACTCAGTGATTCCGAAATCCAGATATAGTTTTTAGACGTTAGATTCTATATATGAAAAACGAGAACATAAATAGAGATGGAAAACCTCTTCAATAACCAGCATCATGTTTCAAGGATACTCCACTGTCATTCTATTCTTCAACGTTATGAACTTTGCAGGTTAGACAACTTGCTAAAATTACTGGACATCCTCCACCACAGCTTCTTAAATGGATAACATGTCTTGGTCCCTAAATATAGGCCTTATCAAGCTGAATCAAGGAGCCTGCACATCATAAAGTGACACCCCTCGGCTAAATTTGTACACACTTGGACACTTGGATTTGTATTTTGTATCTTTCATGAGTGGTCAATGTTTACAATGGGACTACTTTTAGTTACTAAGTTTCATgaataatagcatgtttggaaatactTCTTCAATTCATTTTGAAGCCATAATCAATTATGGTAGAAACTTATCATGAGTGGTCAATGTTTACAATGGGACTACTTTTAGTTACtgggtttgatgaataatacttcctccggtcctttttataagaaacactttggCAAGttttcttggtcctttttataagaaacattcTTATTAAATTAAGTGAAATAATTCATTCCAATGCAAATATACCTATTCCCCATGCAAAAATTTGGATGGAAAGTGCAAGCACCCAATAGCTATTGTCAACATTTATGGTTATTAGCATAATTATTATTGTGAAAAGGAAAATACATTATTGGAATTAAgcatattataaaaaatattagtttccttggtttgtgtgattttgtcaaaattttcttataaaaaggaccggaggAAGTAGCATTTTTGGAAATacttcttcaattcattctgAAGCCATAATCAATTCTAGTAGAAACTTATGTGAGTAGTTTCTAGGTGCCCGAATTAATTCTGAGGAAAAAGAAGCTAATACAAACATAAATAAGCAGCAAGCACAAAAGAGCATTACTTTGATAATTGAACACGTTTTCATTGATTTAGGTAAAGGCTATAGGGACAGCATGCTTTTGATAATTGAAGATGTTGTCAATGATTTTGGTTATGGCTACAGGGGGGACCATGCATTTTGTAATTGAAGATGCTATCATTGATTTTGGTTAAGCCTATAGGGACATGCATTGGGTATTCTCCAAATTGAGCACATAAGTTATAGTGAGGCAAACTAAAATCTCTTGAAAACCATTAACTGTTATGATAACCAAGCTAAGATCTCAATTAActatctattataatatatagatTCTGAAGTGCGGAATTTGGCGCTGCCAACTCATATAACTTCTATTCCTTGAACTTGCCACATCAGATTGTTATCCAACGTACCAGCCTCTATAGTGTGTCACCGTGTCTCTTTTACAAAGTCTAAACTTCTACTAATCTTCTGACTCATGTTCATGAAAACCAAAAGCACTTCCCTGAGAACTATAACCGtccaaagaaaaatcaaaagtcATTATCGTTGCTATCCCTCGTGCCGACCTCTTTGTGCCACTGCCCACCAGAACAAGCCCGCATGCAGCAGACTTGGGCCCAACATCCCCACTGGAACAATGCTTCCACCAGGAATGAGATCACCGAGCATGAGTTATGAAGAAGGAAACCACCGACACCCATCTCACCATGCACGGTGAAAACTTCGACTCTGAACACAACTCCTAGCCTCTTTACTCATCGCTTCGACGACGACTCATCCACTGTGAAGAAGGCGATTGCGAGGTCGACAAAGGTGCTTCTTTCCCCATTCCTTCACCAATTTTCCATccttcatattttctctttagTAATTTGATATACTCTCTGTCATGCTTGTGCATTTAGTCTTATTTAAGGTTGCTCCCTTACATTTTATAGCCTTCAAATTAACACAGTGCCCATGGACAACTTCAATCATGCATGCCACTTGTCTGTTGTTATGAGCCAGGTCAAGATTTAGGGGTTGTTTTCTTCAGTAGGCTTGGTCATAAGTGGAGATAGTGAGCCTGAGGCTGAGCACAAAAGATCTGCATAGGGTAGATAGGAACCGCATTCAAAACAGATTTCACAAGCGTCACCTTCCCCGCCTTATTCAACAGCCTCCCCTTCCAAGATGTTAGCTTCCTGGTGATCCAATTTAAAATAAAGTCAAAATGCTCACGTTTTTGTCTCCCTTTTAAGAT
This is a stretch of genomic DNA from Lotus japonicus ecotype B-129 chromosome 1, LjGifu_v1.2. It encodes these proteins:
- the LOC130717808 gene encoding acetolactate synthase 2, chloroplastic-like, translating into MAATASRSPSPFSSPSSTSNFPKRNVKFFTLPFSPILHKPHSIGISCSLSKPAAAAAAQPTAAPAVETFTSRFPADEPRKGADILVEALEREGVTNVFAYPGGASLEIHQALTRSPTIRNVLPRHEQGGVFAAEGYARSSGLPGVCIATSGPGATNLVSGLADAMLDSIPLVAITGQVPRRMIGTDAFQETPIVEVTRSITKHNYLILDVDEIPRIVKEAFFIATSGRPGPVLIDVPKDVQQQLAVPDWNLPIKLTGYQSRLPKAPSEKHLEQIVRVILESKKPVLYVGGGCLNSSEELRRFVELTGIPVASTLMGLGAYPIADEHSLHMLGMHGTVYANYAVDSSDLLLAFGVRFDDRVTGKLEAFASRAKIVHIDIDSAEIGKNKVPHLSVCADLKLALQGINKILESKQIKGKLDFEAWREELNVQKQKFPLGFKTFEDRISPQYAIQVLDELTDGNAIISTGVGQHQMWAAQFYHYKRPRQWLTSGGLGAMGFGLPAAIGAAVANPDAIVVDIDGDGSFIMNVQELATVKVENLPVKILLLNNQHLGMVVQWEDRFYKANRAHTYLGDPANEAEIFPNMLKFADACGIPAARVMRKDDLRAAIQKMLDTPGPYLLDVIVPHQEHVLPMIPSNGSFKDVITEGDGRRSY